Proteins from one Strix uralensis isolate ZFMK-TIS-50842 chromosome 14, bStrUra1, whole genome shotgun sequence genomic window:
- the UBE2D2 gene encoding ubiquitin-conjugating enzyme E2 D2, producing the protein MALKRIHKELNDLARDPPAQCSAGPVGDDMFHWQATIMGPNDSPYQGGVFFLTIHFPTDYPFKPPKVAFTTRIYHPNINSNGSICLDILRSQWSPALTISKVLLSICSLLCDPNPDDPLVPEIARIYKTDREKYNRIAREWTQKYAM; encoded by the exons ATGGCGCTGAAGAGAATCCACAAG GAGTTGAATGATCTGGCACGTGATCCTCCAGCACAGTGTTCAGCAGGGCCTGTTGGTGATGACA tgttCCATTGGCAAGCTACAATAATGGGACCA AATGACAGTCCCTATCAAGGTGGAGTATTTTTCTTGACAATTCACTTCCCAACAGATTATCCCTTCAAACCACCTAAG gtTGCATTTACAACAAGAATCTATCATCCAAATATTAACAGTAATGGCAGCATTTGTCTTGATATTCTACGATCACAGTGGTCCCCAGCACTAACTATTTCAAAAG tACTTTTGTCCATCTGTTCTCTGTTGTGTGATCCCAATCCAGATGATCCTTTAGTGCCTGAGATTGCACGGATCTACAAAACAGATAGAGAAAA GTACAACAGAATAGCTCGGGAATGGACTCAGAAGTACGCGAtgtaa